A region of the Candidatus Zixiibacteriota bacterium genome:
GAACGGAACGACAGATCGTCCGACGGAAACCCGGGCGTCCCGGCAGCGACGAATTTCATCAAGGAGATCATCGACGAGCACAACCGCAGCGGCCGATTTGACCGCAGAGTGCACACCCGTTTCCCGCCTGAACCAAACGGGTATTTGCACATCGGCCACGCCAAGTCGATTTGTCTGAATTTCGGAATAGCGGAGACGTACGGCGGCTTGTGCAACCTGCGATTCGATGATACCAACCCGAGCAAAGAGGACATCGAGTACGTCGAATCGATCATCGAGGACATCAAGTGGCTCGGATTCGACTGGGGAGACAGGCTGTTCTTCGCGTCCGACTATTTTGATCGGCTGTACGAGCTGGCCGAGCAGCTTATTTGCGACGGCAAGGCGTATGTCTGCGATCTGAGCGCCACCGAGATTCGGGAGTACCGCGGCACCCTGACCGAGCCGGGCAAGGACAGCCCCTACCGCAACCGCACCGTCGAGGAGAATTTGGACCTGTTTCGACGCATGCGGGCCGGTGAGTTCGCCGATGGCTCGCGGACGCTCCGCGCGAAGATCGACATGGCCTCGGCGAATCTGAACATGCGAGACCCGGTACTGTACCGGATTCTCCGCGCCACCCATCATCGCACCGGCGATACATGGTGCATCTACCCCATGTATGACTACACTCACTGCATTTCAGATTCAATCGAGCGGATCACGCATTCTATTTGCACGCTGGAGTTCGAAGACCATCGCCCGCTCTACGACTGGTGCCTTGACCAGCTCAAGTTGTACCATCCCCAGCAGATCGAATTTGCCCGCCTTGACCTCACCTACACGATCATGAGCAAACGCAAACTGCTTCGGTTGGTGCAGGACCGCCATGTCAGCAGTTGGGATGACCCGCGTATGCCTACCCTGAGCGGCCTGCGACGGCGCGGCTATACGCCTGAAGCGATTCGCCTGTTCGCCGAGCGGATCGGCGTCTCCAAACGGGACAGTATGGTGGAGGTAGGCGTGCTTGAAGACTGCTTGCGCGAGATTCTGAACAAACGAGCTCCTCGGACCATGGCCGTGTTGAGACCGCTTAAGGTCATACTTGATAATTACCCTGAAGGCCAAGTCGAGCAATTCGAGACCGTCAACAATCCGGAAGACCCGTCGATGGGCACCCGGACAGTACCGTTTTCCAAAGTTCTGTATATCGAACAAGATGACTTCCGTGAAAATCCACCGAAGGGATATTTCCGCCTTGCGCCTGGTGTGGAGGTTCGGCTCAAACATGCATATTTTATCAAGTGCGTGAGCGTCACCAAGAACGAAAGTACCGGCGAACTGGTCGAGCTCCATTGCACGTACGACCCCGGCACTCACGGCGGCGAGGCCAGGGACGGGAGGAAGGTAAAAGGGACCATCCACTGGTTGTCGGCGGCTCATTCGGTGCCGGCTGAAGTCCGGCTGTATGACCAGCTGTTCCTGAAAGAGGATCCAGGCGACGCCTCGGAAGATCAGGATTTCACCGCCAATCTCAATCCAGATTCGTTGAAGGTGCTGCCCGACGCGCGCGTTGAAGCGGGTGTGCGGGATGCCGCTCCCGGCAGTCTCTTCCAGTTCCTACGGAACGGATATTTCTGCGTGGATATTCGTGATTCACGTCCGGACAGACCGGTGTTCAACCGCGCGGTCACTCTCAAGGACACCTGGGCAAAGATCGAGAAGGGACAACGAAGCGCCTGATCGAAGGTAACGTATACACGAAACGTTAACGGCCACCCAGGGAGAACCTGGGTGGCCGTTGTGTTTGGTCACGTTTTACGCCTGGCGGCGCAATCAATTCGGAACGCCGTTACGGCACGCAGCACGGGGGCGGACCGCCGGCATTGACATATTCGACAAGATAAACGATGTCGGCGATATTGGCCACGTTGTCGCAGTTGGCATCGGCCGCTTCACACGGCACAGCGCAAGGACCGTAATTGAAGTAGTAATTGATGATATGCGTGATATCGGCCATATTCACCAGCCCGTCACCGTTCATATCGCCACAGTCGAAATGGTTCACGATCAGGGTGTAATCTTCCACCTCGCCATACGTGGTTGTGCCGCATGGCGCGACCGTACCGGTATAGGTGATACGTATACGCATGATCACCGTGTCGCTGCCGGGACTGTCGGGAGGCGTGATGACCCCTGTGTACGGCCCGTTGCCGGGAGTCCCGCTCACCGTGATCTGCTCGCCGGCGTCATAGAAGTCGGCATCGCCATTCCAGTCGATCCAGACACCGCATTGATCCGATGAATACGGATAGCCGTTCTTGACCGAGAAATTGTAGTCAAGCCG
Encoded here:
- a CDS encoding glutamine--tRNA ligase/YqeY domain fusion protein, translated to MSERNDRSSDGNPGVPAATNFIKEIIDEHNRSGRFDRRVHTRFPPEPNGYLHIGHAKSICLNFGIAETYGGLCNLRFDDTNPSKEDIEYVESIIEDIKWLGFDWGDRLFFASDYFDRLYELAEQLICDGKAYVCDLSATEIREYRGTLTEPGKDSPYRNRTVEENLDLFRRMRAGEFADGSRTLRAKIDMASANLNMRDPVLYRILRATHHRTGDTWCIYPMYDYTHCISDSIERITHSICTLEFEDHRPLYDWCLDQLKLYHPQQIEFARLDLTYTIMSKRKLLRLVQDRHVSSWDDPRMPTLSGLRRRGYTPEAIRLFAERIGVSKRDSMVEVGVLEDCLREILNKRAPRTMAVLRPLKVILDNYPEGQVEQFETVNNPEDPSMGTRTVPFSKVLYIEQDDFRENPPKGYFRLAPGVEVRLKHAYFIKCVSVTKNESTGELVELHCTYDPGTHGGEARDGRKVKGTIHWLSAAHSVPAEVRLYDQLFLKEDPGDASEDQDFTANLNPDSLKVLPDARVEAGVRDAAPGSLFQFLRNGYFCVDIRDSRPDRPVFNRAVTLKDTWAKIEKGQRSA